One Aegilops tauschii subsp. strangulata cultivar AL8/78 chromosome 7, Aet v6.0, whole genome shotgun sequence genomic window carries:
- the LOC109735363 gene encoding actin-related protein 2/3 complex subunit 3 encodes MVYHSSFIDDDEITKACGCPLLPLKTHIKGPAPAADSDKADIVDEAITFFRANVFFKNFHVKSPADKLLIYLTSYINIALKRLETCRTLAVGTKAIINLGLEKVPVPGEPGFPFPGLFTLPQSGEEAELLRNYLKQIREETSGRLLNCAYRANGTPNKWWLAFAKRKFMNVVIL; translated from the exons ATG GTTTATCACTCTAGTTTCATTGACGATGATGAGATCACAAAAGCCTGTGGGTGTCCTTTGCTTCCACTAAAAACTCATATAAAGGGCCCAGCCCCAGCCGCGGATTCAG ATAAGGCGGATATAGTTGATGAAGCGATAACTTTCTTCCGAGCAAATGTTTTCTTCAAAAACTTCCATGTCAAAAGCCCAGCAGACAAATTGCTCATCTATCTGACATCTTACATCAATATTGCCTTGAAAAGACTAGAAACCTGCCGGACGCTGGCTGTCGGAACTAAGGCAATCATTAACCTGGGGTTGGAAAAAGTTCCTGTGCCTGGGGAACCAGGGTTTCCTTTTCCTGGACTTTTCACTCTCCCCCAATCTGGGGAGGAAGCAG AACTGCTGAGGAACTATCTGAAGCAGATAAGGGAGGAAACGAGCGGGAGGCTGCTCAACTGCGCATACAGAGCTAATGGCACTCCAAACAAATGGTGGCTGGCTTTTGCAAAGAGGAAGTTCATGAACGTTGTCATCCTTTAG
- the LOC141027532 gene encoding uncharacterized protein: MELRWEHRRRRSSQPLLDTLGSEADHISALPTDLLLLILARLRCIAAAARTSALSRRWRGLWAHLQQIVFLNITFPKIEAAMGHIPRPPSMISLLEIHVAKEGWHIPKKQRRLHGLRKPDVTSLLHAAARLEPKEVIFGLPLEIINPYIVDLPCFHRATSITMELPVVICRVPNGVEFTALKTLTLSSCYINIVAMLSCCPRLRTLHLKRVGIHEHDLTIHSPSLQEIVVDGNSWIDHVDIVAPMLKKFTMSFATMEESKIFFLAPVVEKVSWNWLPRWPIVFGLWQLQLLRLQAPVERQGQFPSLQIDVCALSSNFHDELANFTQEIEKHMVVAFSVVELHLTTKGCKKDANQSVHVRPQIGEPKTSH, translated from the exons ATGGAGTTGAGATGGGAGCATCGTCGCCGGCGTTCCTCCCAACCACTGCTCGATACCTTAGGAAGTGAAGCGGACCACATTAGTGCTCTCCCTACCGACCTACTCCTCCTCATCCTTGCCCGACTCAGATGCATTGCCGCCGCCGCGCGCACCAGCGCCCTCTCCCGCCGGTGGCGTGGCCTCTGGGCCCACCTCCAACAGATCGTCTTCCTCAACATCACCTTCCCCAAGATCGAAGCGGCGATGGGCCACATTCCTCGGCCCCCGAGCATGATTTCCCTCCTCGAGATCCATGTTGCCAAGGAGGGCTGGCACATCCCCAAGAAACAAAGGCGCCTCCATGGGCTTCGCAAGCCCGATGTAACCTCGCTGCTCCATGCTGCAGCGCGACTTGAGCCGAAGGAGGTCATCTTTGGCCTCCCCTTGGAAATAATCAATCCCTATATCGTGGATCTGCCTTGCTTCCACCGTGCCACCTCGATCACGATGGAACTTCCCGTCGTCATCTGTCGTGTGCCAAACGGTGTCGAGTTCACCGCACTCAAGACGTTGACTCTATCATCCTGCTACATCAACATCGTTGCCATGCTCTCATGTTGCCCACGCTTGCGCACGCTCCACCTCAAGCGTGTTGGCATACATGAGCACGACCTGACAATCCACTCTCCGTCACTTCAGGAGATTGTAGTGGATGGGAATTCATGGATAGACCATGTAGACATCGTTGCCCCCATGCTTAAGAAATTTACCATGTCCTTTGCCACAATGGAGGAGTCCAAAATTTTCTTCTTGGCCCCAGTGGTGGAGAAGGTGTCATGGAACTGGTTACCCAGATGGCCCATTGTGTTTGGTCTTTGGCAACTCCAACTGTTGAGGCTGCAGGCACCAGTTGAGAGACAAGGACAATTCCCTTCACTCCAAATTGATGTCTGTGCG TTGTCATCTAATTTCCATGATGAGTTGGCCAACTTTACACAAGAGATAGAGAAGCATATGGTTGTTGCCTTCTCTGTTGTAGAGCTACATCTCACAACAAAGGG GTGCAAGAAGGATGCAAACCAGAGTGTCCATGTGCGCCCACAAATTGGAGAACCCAAAACATCTCACTGA